From Myotis daubentonii chromosome 15, mMyoDau2.1, whole genome shotgun sequence, one genomic window encodes:
- the LOC132216398 gene encoding interferon-induced transmembrane protein 3-like: MNPKSQPFVPAANAGVTPSNDVLKEEHEVSVLGGPQSSTAARTMVVNIQTDTVVPDHIVWSLFNTLFFNPCCLGFLAFAYSVKSRDRKMVGDVIGAQSYAFTAKCLNIWAVILGLLVILAVIIAVVVITSGVLRGYRDSYHLPQD, from the coding sequence ATGAACCCCAAGTCCCAGCCCTTCGTGCCTGCCGCCAACGCCGGAGTGACCCCATCCAATGATGTGCTCAAGGAGGAACACGAGGTGTCCGTGCTGGGGGGTCCCCAGAGCTCGACGGCAGCGAGGACGATGGTGGTCAACATCCAGACGGACACTGTGGTGCCCGACCACATCGTCTGGTCGCTGTTCAACACCCTCTTCTTCAACCCCTGCTGCCTGGGGTTCCTGGCGTTCGCCTACTCCGTGAAGTCTAGGGACCGGAAGATGGTGGGAGACGTGATTGGGGCCCAGAGCTATGCGTTCACCGCCAAGTGCCTGAACATCTGGGCCGTGATCTTGGGCCTCCTTGTCATACTTGCGGTCATCATCGCGGTCGTGGTTATCACCTCTGGAGTGCTTCGTGGCTACAGGGATTCCTATCACCTGCCCCAAGACTGA